From the genome of Longimicrobium sp.:
CCATCGCCCGGCGCACCTCAGGATAGTGCTCCAGCGCCAGCTCCAGCCCGTCGCTCAGCTGCGGCTCGCTGCTGGCGGCCACCCGCGCCGTGGCTCGGCCGTGCTCCACCACCAGCACCGAGCAGCGCGCCACGCCCAGCACCTGCGCGGTGCGCGCGGTCACCAGGTGGAACATCTCGTCGGCGCTGACCACGCGGTTCAGCTCGCGGATCAGGTCGATGGCCTCGAGCCGCACCCGTGCCTGCTCGCGCGCGCGTCGCAGCTCGCGGTTGCGCGTGACGTGCGCGTCCACGCGGGCCAGCAGTTCGTCGAGGCGGAAGGGCTTGGTCAGGAAGTCCACCGCGCCGTCGCGCAGCGCGGAGACGGGAAGGGCGCCGTCGTTGGTGGCGGTGATGAGCACCACGGGCACGTCGGCCAAGCGGTCGTCGCGGCGCATCGAGCGCAGCACGTCGATCCCGCTCAGCTCCGGCATCATCACGTCCAGCAGCACCAGGTCGGGGGTGCGCGGATGGTCGTTCAGCAGCCGGAGGATGGCGCCGCCGGTGCCCGCCGTGCGCACGTCGTAGCCCCGCGCCTTGAGCGCGCGGTCCAGCCCCAGCAGGATGGACGGGTTGTCGTCGGCCACGAACACCGTGGCGGGTGCTTCGGTCATCGCGTCAGCGTGGATGTGCTTCGGCACGGAGCCTGAGGGCGGCCCGGCCGGATCCCCGGAGTGCGGGGAGCGTGTCGGATTGTCAGGATGCAGCGCAAGGTGGGCGGGAGCGCACCCTTGCCGGAAGGGCCCTGCGCCTGTGGACCTGCCATGGCCTCTGACTTCGAACGGCCCCCCATCCGGCAAAAGCCAAGCCAGCCGGGATTTCGCAGAGAAGCCAGTTGTGACAAGGATTTACGGCGACGACAAATGTTTCCGGTGAGACACTGTTGCCACAGGTCTGTTCTAGCCCTGTCCCAGCCTCGGGTCCGTTTCCTGCCGACGGTCGTGGTCAAGTCCCCTGACCCGCGTATCCGATTTGATCCGTACGAGAACAAAATCGTTCGCTCCGTTCACGACCTCCGCGCGCGGGCGGCTGCGCGCGGGTGCGTGCGTGCTGCCGCTCCTCTCGCTTTTTGCGGCGGCGTGCGCCCCGCGCGAACCGCAGTCGCCCTGGAGCGAGGCGCGGCTGGCGCGGATGACGGTGCGCCAGAAGGCGGCCCAGCTCCTGGTGGTCCGCGCCGGCCCCGTGGCCCCCGCGGCCGCGCCGGGCGATTCGTCGCGCGCGCGGCTGCTGCGCTGGGCCACCGCGGGCCTGGGCGGGGTGGAGATGACGGGCGGCGACGCGCGCGCCGTCGCCGTCTTCGCGGACACGCTGCGGCGCCTGCCGCTGGCTCCATTGATCGCGGCGCGGATGGAGCGCGGCGCGGGTCCGGCGTTCGGCGGCGCGACGGAGCTCCCCTCGCCCGACGGGCTGATGGCGCTCGCGGACGCGGATGTCGCAAGGGAGGTCGGCGAGGCCGCCGCCGCCGAGGCGAAGGCTATGGGGATCGACCTTGTGCTGGCCGGCGGCCCCGCGCTCCCGTCGGACTCGGCGATCGCGTCCCCGGCCACGCTCTCCGACACGGCGGCGGCCGCGTACGCCGCCTGGGTCCGCGCGCTCGCGGAGGGCGGGCGCCTTCCCGCGATCACTATCTTCCGACCTCCCACGACGACGGGAGATACGGCGCCCTGGTTCGCGCGCTGGGACCGCACCGCGCTGGGGGTGATGCAGGTCGACTGGCTGCGGGCGGCGCTGGAGGCGGGCGCGGCCGGCGTGCAGCCCGGCTTCGTCGCCCTTCCCGCGCTGACGGGGGATACCACGCCGCTCCCCTTCTCCGGCGTGGTCGCGGAGGGGCTGCTGCGGCGCGACCTGGGCTTCGGCGGCGTGGTGGTGGCCGACGTCTCGGCCGACGGCGTGCTGGCGCGGCGCTGGGGGATGGTTCCCGCGGCGATCGGCGCCGTGCGCGCGGGGGCGGACCTCCTCCTCGGCGTCACCGATCCCGACGCGATGGCGGATTCGCTCGCGGCGGCGGTGGAGCGCGGCCGCATCCCCCGCGACGTGCTGGACCGCGCGGTGCGGCGCGTGTTCGCCGCCAAGCGCCGCGCGGCGCTCGGCATCCCGCCGAAGGACACCACGCGCCTCCCCATCCCCGCGCACGGCGCGGCGGCGACGGCGGGCGCGGCATTCGAGCGGACGACGGCGGTGCTCGGCCCCGTCCCCGCGCTGCAGGGGTGCCGCCGGACGGTGCTGGTGACGACGCCGGACGCGGACGTGCGCGTGCTCTCGGGCGAGCTGCGGCGCCGCATTCCCGATCTCCTCCATCTCCGCACCTGGGTGGCGGCGCGCCACGGGCCGCTCTCGGACCTGGGCGACTGGCCGGGCGACCGCGCGGACTGCGCCGTCGTCGCCGATCTCCCCGGCGATCCCGTGCGCTACATCGGCCGCATCAACCCCCTCGTCGCCCGCGACACCTCGAAGGCGGCGCGGCGCGACACGACCAGTTACCGCGCCGACAGCCTGGCCTTCGTGCGCGACACGGCGACGCGGCGGATGGTCCACGTCTCCCTCGCCGCCGATCCCGCGCGGCCGGTGCCGGAGGCGCGGTCGGTGGTGATGGTGTGGGGATCGGGGGCGACGGCGCAGCGCACGGCCGCGCGGGCGCTCTTCGGGGAGATCCGGCGCCCGGCGGACGAAGTGCCGCATCCCCGCGCCGCGTGGCCGCCCGCGCGCCGCCTCGTCCGCGCGCCCGCGCGGGAGGCGGGGATGAGCGCGGACTCGCTGGCGAAGATCGACGCCATCCTCGAGCGCGGGCTGAACGGCGGCATCTACACCGCGGCCGCCGTGGCCGTCGGGCGGCACGGAAAGCTGGTGAAGCTGCGGGGGATCGGCAGCACCGCCGGGCATCCCGTGGACGCGACGAGCACGCTCTTCGACCTCGCCTCGCTCACCAAGGTCGTCGGCACCACCGCGGCGGTGATGGCGCTGGTGGACGAGGGGAAGGTGCGGCTGGACGCGCCCGTCTACCGCTATCTCCCGCAGTTCCGCGGCGGCGGGCGCGGCGACGTGACCGTGTGGAACCTGATGACGCACACCGCCGGCCTCCCGCCGGGCGACGACCTGTACGGCCAGTCGGCGGACCCCGACGCGGCGCTGCAGCTGGTCTACCGCACCGACCTGGTCTACGAGCCGGGGACGAAGGTGGTGTACAGCGACTTCGGGATGATCCTGATGGCCGAGCTGGTGCGCCGCCGCGCGGGCGAGCCGGTGGACCGCTTCGCCGCGCGGCGGGTGTTCGTGCCGCTGGGGATGCAGAGCACGATGTACCGCCCGCCGCTGGTGTTCTGGGACCGCACGGTGCCGAGCGCGATCGAGTCCGAGCGCCCGTACGTGCTGCGCGAGGTGGTGCACGACGGGAACGCGTTCCGGCTGGGGGGCGTGGCCGGGCACGCGGGGCTGTTCTCCACCGCGCGCGACCTGGCCGTGTACGCGCAGACGCTGCTGAACGGCGGCGCGTACGGCGACCGGCGGATCTGGTCCGCGCGCACGGTGCAGCGCTTCACCACCAAGCAGACGAATGCGCAGACCCGCGCGCTGGGGTGGGACACGCCCGCGAACCGCAGCTCGGCGGGCGACTGGTTCTCGTCGCGCTCCTTCGGCCACACGGGCTACACGGGAACGTCGATCTGGATCGACCCCGAGCGCGACCTGTTCGTGGTGCTGCTGACCAACCGCGTGTACGACGACCCCGCGCGCACCGAGGGGCTGATCCTGGGGATCCGGATGGCGGTGGCCGACGCGGCCGCGCGCGCGATCACCGACATGCCCGTCCGCCCGCGTGCCGGCACGGCGACGGCCGCGGCGGAGGCCGCCCGCGAGCGCGCCCGCATCCGCGCCAAGCAGCACCCCCGCCGGCCCACGAGGCACACGCCGCGGAGATCGACGAGGGGGCGGCGGCGGGGGTGATGACGCGTACCTATCATGCGTCGTGCGTCCGCCGCCTCGCGCCCTCCCCGGCTCGCCTAGGCTCGCCACCCCTCCCGTACCGGGAGGGGTAGGGGTGAGGACATCAGCGCCGGCGGCGGGGATTGGCGTGGCCGCGGGCTGGCCCCCTCCCCCGGCCCCTCCCCCGCTGCGCAGGGGAGGGGAGAACAAAGCGTGGGGGAAAGCAACGGTGCAGCCCGCGGGCCTCGCGGTGCACCGTAGCTTCTGTCGGAGCCGCAGGATGCGCGGCCGACGGATCCCACCCTCTCCCGTTATCGGGAGAGGGCTTGCGCTCTAAGGCGCAGGGTGAGGGCCGACGGATGCGTCCGAAGCAGACCTGCAGCCGGGCCAGCGGTAAGTTTTCTATCCCCGAAATTCTCCCGAACATCTCCCCACCCACGGTGTATCCGACGCCGCTCTT
Proteins encoded in this window:
- a CDS encoding serine hydrolase, with amino-acid sequence MIRTRTKSFAPFTTSARGRLRAGACVLPLLSLFAAACAPREPQSPWSEARLARMTVRQKAAQLLVVRAGPVAPAAAPGDSSRARLLRWATAGLGGVEMTGGDARAVAVFADTLRRLPLAPLIAARMERGAGPAFGGATELPSPDGLMALADADVAREVGEAAAAEAKAMGIDLVLAGGPALPSDSAIASPATLSDTAAAAYAAWVRALAEGGRLPAITIFRPPTTTGDTAPWFARWDRTALGVMQVDWLRAALEAGAAGVQPGFVALPALTGDTTPLPFSGVVAEGLLRRDLGFGGVVVADVSADGVLARRWGMVPAAIGAVRAGADLLLGVTDPDAMADSLAAAVERGRIPRDVLDRAVRRVFAAKRRAALGIPPKDTTRLPIPAHGAAATAGAAFERTTAVLGPVPALQGCRRTVLVTTPDADVRVLSGELRRRIPDLLHLRTWVAARHGPLSDLGDWPGDRADCAVVADLPGDPVRYIGRINPLVARDTSKAARRDTTSYRADSLAFVRDTATRRMVHVSLAADPARPVPEARSVVMVWGSGATAQRTAARALFGEIRRPADEVPHPRAAWPPARRLVRAPAREAGMSADSLAKIDAILERGLNGGIYTAAAVAVGRHGKLVKLRGIGSTAGHPVDATSTLFDLASLTKVVGTTAAVMALVDEGKVRLDAPVYRYLPQFRGGGRGDVTVWNLMTHTAGLPPGDDLYGQSADPDAALQLVYRTDLVYEPGTKVVYSDFGMILMAELVRRRAGEPVDRFAARRVFVPLGMQSTMYRPPLVFWDRTVPSAIESERPYVLREVVHDGNAFRLGGVAGHAGLFSTARDLAVYAQTLLNGGAYGDRRIWSARTVQRFTTKQTNAQTRALGWDTPANRSSAGDWFSSRSFGHTGYTGTSIWIDPERDLFVVLLTNRVYDDPARTEGLILGIRMAVADAAARAITDMPVRPRAGTATAAAEAARERARIRAKQHPRRPTRHTPRRSTRGRRRG